The Paenibacillus pabuli DNA segment TGTTGTGGTTTTACCTTCACCCGACAGAGCGGAAGCAATCATGATTGTTTGAATCTGACTATCGATGGATGAAAATTGGATGTTGGTTCTCAACTTCCGATAAGCTTCAGACGAACTGGACTTGGGGTTAGCCATTGTTACTAGGCTTCCTTTATCATTGGTTAACCGTGGCATACTGGCCGTCACCTACCTGTTTTTGAGATGTTGTCTGTTTAGAGCCGCGAACTTCTTCTTTTTTGATTTTGGATATGACAGCAAGTGCGGGAATTCCCAGTTCTTTTTCCAATTCATCTTCGCTTTTCAACGTATCATCCAAGTATTCCAAGAGGAATACAAAACCTACTGCCAGCAGAAGTCCTACGAGAAAGCTGATCAGGATATTAACGATTGGATTCACATTGATGGGTCTGGACGATTCCGTGGGTTTGGCTTCACTCAGAATGGTTACATTATCCACTTTCATAATTACGGGGATTTGAGATTCAAACACTTTGGCAACGGCGTTAACTGTTTTGGCTGCTTTTTCGGAAGACAAACCAGTAGCAGTCAGACTCATAACCTGGGATTCATTTGCTGTGGTTACCGAGATGTTCTGTGCAAGTTGATTGCCGTTCATGCCGAGATCGGGGTATGTAGCAGCTACTTTATCGAGGATTGCTGAAGATTTGATGATTTCCATATACGAATTAATCACTTTAATGTTGGTTTGAATTGACCCAATATCCAGACTGGGAACACCTTCTGCGTTATATGCCTGATTAACAATCAATTTTGCGTTCGCTTCATAGATAGGGACGGTAAAAAAATAATTTTTGACACCTGCTCCAATGCAAGCAACAGCAACAAAAGCTACGATGATCCAAATTCGCTTGCGTAAAATTTGCATGTACTCTTTCAGTTCCACCTGTTATTCCTCCCATTCGACTCAGCGATTATGATGACTGTTCTTTCGATCTGACTGTTTACCAGAACAACAATCTTCGTTTGAGGACCATTGGTTTTTCTTGCTCTATGTCTATACTTTGGTTGTTCCATAACGACCAAGCATTATTTTTCAAGCGCCCAACCAGTTCTTTTCCAAATCGGCGGCCTAGCTGCTCATATGCTGCATTCATAGCAAATGAACGAATGTGGATGTCATGGGCATCCGATGAAATGAAATGAAACGGGTTTTCTTTGCAAAAATGGAAACACCATTTCTGAACTTTTCGTCCGAAAAGTCCTATGATGGACTGGGCCGTAATCTGAATCAGTGCGCCCTGATGAATGTATTCAACCAATAACCCAGGATTATTCTGGATTGGGAGATTCCTTTCGGGATGAGCAATGATAGGTACGATACCGGCTACTCTAAGTTCATGGAGTATTCCGGTGAACTGCGAGGGAATATAGCCAAAGGGCAATTCCAGCAACATGTAGCGACTCCCGGCAAGTGTGCAGCATCTGCCTGCGTGTAAGTCTCGAATCAGAGCTTCATGAACCCTGATCTCCTGTCCGGGGCGGATCTCCAAGCGAATGTTGCGTTTGCGAAGCTCTGCACGAAGCAGATCCACTGCCTGATTGACCACAATCGGTTCATTATTGTAATGCCCGTTCAGGTGATGCGGAGTTGCAATGATCGAGGTAACTCCCGAGGCTGCCGCCTTCTGGGCCATGTCGATGGACTGTTCCATGTGAACCGGACCATCATCAAGACCTGATAAAATGTGGCAGTGTATTTCAACCATAACCAAACTTCCTCAATGTATGATCCCCCTCGCCCTTTTATTCATCGCGCAAAATGCTTTTGGTGTTAAAGAACTAATGCATAACGCTATGAAATATAGTAAAATGGCGTTAAGTACATGCTTGTTCAGAAAATGTTTAGAATTTGTCAGGCTTCATATGGTAAAATCGATGTAATGATAGGTTTTCTGCAGGTCTGGTTGTTCCGCTGCCTTTTCATAGGACAATCGGGATACCGTAGGAAACTGCACTTCTCGAAGCATCTGATTTAACTGTCCAGTTATATATAGTTTCTGCTCTTGCTGAATATGCAGGCTTGAATGATACAATGTGAGCTCCCCGAAGGGCTGCTTCCATTGCAACCTTGCCTGAAGCCTTACACATACTTGGCGATCTTCTACATCCAAACCGATCAACATCGTTGACGATACCGGTAAAACCAGGTCACTCAGGAAAGTAATCGCTTTTGTATCCATCCCAAGCAGGAGAACGGGACGTCGTTTGCGGTCTACTGTCTTACCCTGAAACTCCTGAATGTACATATGGACATTTAATTCTAGATCGGCCCATTCCTGAATCATTGAATTCATCGTTTCATTCCTTTAGAATGGATTAGCCTTCAAGTGTTGCCATTATTCCTTCTCACGGGTATATTGCATAGGCAACTTGGAGACACTTAAATTAT contains these protein-coding regions:
- a CDS encoding YveK family protein; its protein translation is MELKEYMQILRKRIWIIVAFVAVACIGAGVKNYFFTVPIYEANAKLIVNQAYNAEGVPSLDIGSIQTNIKVINSYMEIIKSSAILDKVAATYPDLGMNGNQLAQNISVTTANESQVMSLTATGLSSEKAAKTVNAVAKVFESQIPVIMKVDNVTILSEAKPTESSRPINVNPIVNILISFLVGLLLAVGFVFLLEYLDDTLKSEDELEKELGIPALAVISKIKKEEVRGSKQTTSQKQVGDGQYATVNQ
- a CDS encoding tyrosine-protein phosphatase produces the protein MVEIHCHILSGLDDGPVHMEQSIDMAQKAAASGVTSIIATPHHLNGHYNNEPIVVNQAVDLLRAELRKRNIRLEIRPGQEIRVHEALIRDLHAGRCCTLAGSRYMLLELPFGYIPSQFTGILHELRVAGIVPIIAHPERNLPIQNNPGLLVEYIHQGALIQITAQSIIGLFGRKVQKWCFHFCKENPFHFISSDAHDIHIRSFAMNAAYEQLGRRFGKELVGRLKNNAWSLWNNQSIDIEQEKPMVLKRRLLFW